The Elusimicrobiales bacterium genome includes the window CCGGGATTACGACCCGCTTTCCGGCAAAGCCGCCCCGGTCAAAAATCCGGCATCGCAGCCCGGCGGGGATTTCCTGCACGTGCTGCGCGCGGTCAAGAAAAATCTTATACTGATGGACGAGTTCGTGTTTTCAAAATGAATATTTACTCCGTGGCATCCAAAAACCTGCTCCGCCGCAAAAGCCGCACCGCGCTGACGGCGGGGGGCATAGCGCTCTCCACCTGGGCGCTGGCGACGCTGCTGGGATTTAGCCGGGGATACGAGAACGCCCTGAACCGCGATATAGACAATATGGGCTTTCAGGTGCTTCTGACCGCAAAAGGCTGCCCATACGAGGCGGCGACGCTTATGCTCAAAGGCGGCACGGGGCTGCGCTACATGAAGGAGGACATAGTCCGTTCCGTCGCCTCCAACCCCGAGGTGGAGGAAACAACACCCATGCTGATGCAGGGGGTTTTTGACCCGGACAAGGGCGAGAATGGCGCGGTGGCCGCATATCTGGGGGTGGACGCGCTCTCCTTCCCGCGCATGAAGCGGTATCTGGAATTCAAGCAGGGCGGCTGGTTCAGGGACAACACCGCGCGCGAGGCCGTGCTGGGCTACGAGGCCGCCGAACTTGAGCAGCGCGAAGCCGGCGACAAGCTGCTTATCCCCGGCATCGGCGCGGAGATGACGGTTTCCGGGGTGCTCAAACGTTCCGGCACGCAGGATGACGGAACCATTTTCCTGCCCATAGGCACGGTGCGCGAATTATTCTCCCGTCAGGGGCAGCTTACCGCGCTGGGCATCAAGGTCAGGAAAGGCGCCGACATAGACGCGCTTGAAAACCGGCTCTACGACCTGCCGGATGTGCAGGTGGTGTCGCTGGCGCAGGTGAAGACGACGATAATGGGGCTTGTCTCCGGCGCGAAGGCGGTGGTGCTGGCGCTGGCGCTGATAGCGGTGATAATCGCCATGTCGGGAGTGGCCAACACCGTCCTGATGTCGGTGATGGAGCGTTTCGGCGAAATCGGAATTATAAAAAGCATGGGCGCGCTGCCATCCGACATATTCAAGCTGGTGCTGGCGGAAACAGCCGCCGTCTGCGCCCTCGGCGGCGTCAGCGGCCTGCTGCTGGCCGCGCTTACCGCAAGGCTTTCC containing:
- a CDS encoding ABC transporter permease yields the protein MASKNLLRRKSRTALTAGGIALSTWALATLLGFSRGYENALNRDIDNMGFQVLLTAKGCPYEAATLMLKGGTGLRYMKEDIVRSVASNPEVEETTPMLMQGVFDPDKGENGAVAAYLGVDALSFPRMKRYLEFKQGGWFRDNTAREAVLGYEAAELEQREAGDKLLIPGIGAEMTVSGVLKRSGTQDDGTIFLPIGTVRELFSRQGQLTALGIKVRKGADIDALENRLYDLPDVQVVSLAQVKTTIMGLVSGAKAVVLALALIAVIIAMSGVANTVLMSVMERFGEIGIIKSMGALPSDIFKLVLAETAAVCALGGVSGLLLAALTARLSETAARHFLPYAPGGALIIIDGRTAAAALAVILAGGLASGLYPAWRAARVRPVEAMRGEQ